The Aythya fuligula isolate bAytFul2 chromosome 30, bAytFul2.pri, whole genome shotgun sequence region TAGAGAATAAAAGTAAGAGCTGGATGCTCAGCAGGAAAAGGTGGCGTGGGGTGACCTCAGAGCAGGCCCTGAAGTCCAGGACAGGATTTTGGGGTCCACGAGAGGCTCGTGGGGGCCGGGCTCTGCCCCCCTCACCCTCTCCTCGGGGCTGTCCACCTCCAGCAGCCGCGTGCCCAGGGCCGAGCAGAAGCCCCGCGCCGTCTCCCAGGTGCTCGGCGTCGTGGAGCGGAAATAGCACGAGCCCTCGAAATAGGTCCAGCCTCTGGAGCAAGGGGGGCAAcctggggaggggacacagaAAGGGGGTCACCTCCTCCCGGTAGGGCTGCGGGAGCTGCCAGGATCCCCGCTTGGTTAGGGGTAGGGTTAGAGCCCTGTTGGGGTTTAGGCTAGGTTAGGATATATAGAAAGGATTAGGATATATAGGTTAGGATGTATAGAATCCTATATAATTAGAGCTGTAACTGGGTTTGGGTCCCTTTGGGGTTTGGGTTTAGCTCGAGTCCTCAAAATTTAGGTTTCCAACTGGGTTGGGGTTGGCTGGGCTAGGACTCCACTAGGGTTCGGACTCCTTTAGGGTTAGCTTAACTCAAATCATTTAGGATTAGGCCTGAGTTAGGGCCCTGTTGCCGTCTGGGCTTCTCTTGAGCCATATccctgccaggctggggctgcgtTTCCGCCCCTTTAGGGTCGGGCAAGGCCCTAAATATCAGCAGCCGGGGACTGACTGGAGCGCGAGCAGACGTTGTCCTTGCTCCCGTGGGCGACCCAGCGGCTCCACTCGCGGTCCCCGATGTAGAGCATCACGGTCTGGTGCAGGTTGTTGCCGTAATTGAAATAGAGGTCGTGGCCGGCCAGCGCCAGCAGCGTGCCGTCGCGGCACTCCCAGCGCTGCAGCCTGCCGTCCTCCCGGCACGGCTGCAGCCGCACCGTGGACAGGTTTCTCTCCTTGGCCGCCGTCACGCAGGAGCGGGACCCCGCCGCGCTCCGCAGCCGGTCCCCGGGGAGCCACTGGAAGCGTTGCCCCTCGGCCTCGGGCCGGCACGGCGCCGCCGTCAGCTGCTGCCCGCGCGCTTCCACGCACTTGTCGTGCGCTTCGTTGTACAGCAGGAAGGGCGCGGAGGCTGCGGAGAGGGGGACGGTGGAGAAATGGGGCCCGGGGAGACGGTGACACCGTGGAAGTGgtgggggggacagggacagggacgcGGCGCGGGCACGCACCCACGTTGGGCGGCTGCTTCACCGTCTCCGCTTTGTCCAGGGCCACCGTCAGGGCTGCGACTGGAGGGGGCAAAGGGTCAccgtgctggggggggggtccccagtCACCTTAacgctgcccccagcagccccagcatcgTCTCTCAGGGTGGGGGAGCCGCCGTGGCCCCCCCGGTACTCACTGTGCCGTGAGCcgagggcgaggaggaggacGTTGAGCAGCACCGAGACCCCCAGGGCCACGGCGcccaccagcaccagcctctCCTGGGAGCAGCACGGGCGCGCTGGGGAGGGTCAGGGGGTGACGGCCGGTCCcgatggggctgcagggccccgATACGGGCTGCACGGCCTCATCCCCACAGGGGTGGGCTCACCTGGGGGGTCAGGAAGGTGCTTGCGGCTCGGCACGGCGATGGGGGGGTCGAGGGGCTCGTAGGGGTTCTCCTCCGCGGGGCACGGGTCGCTGCAGGCTGGagagggggcagcagggatggtGCCTGTGGGGGATCCCCTCCCCTCTGGTGCCACCACCAGCCCTGGGGACCCCTGTCAAGCACCACGATGGGGGCGTCCCCCCCATGTCAccaccctggggacccccccattGGGTACCAGAGTCCCAGGGTTtgcctgtgggcagcagggatggaAACGGGGATCCCCTTTGGTGCCGCCATCTGCCCTGGGGACCCCTCCTCAGATCCCAAAAGGGACAGGCTTGGGGCATGAACTGAGGACCGCTGGGCTcgcccccaccccagccagcaccccggggtgctccCTACCTTCCTTGCCGCCAGGCCCCAGCACCCATTTCTGCCCTTCCCTGGGCTGGCTGGGCTCGATGTTGCCGTACATCGTCCCCGCGGCACCGCTGAGCTCCCCACGGGTGTCCCCGCTGATAATGCCTCAGGAAGGGGGGGTCCGGATGTGCCCCTGCCTTGGGGACGGGCCTCGGAGGGGCCCACGAGCACCCACAGCTTCCTCCCCACATCCCGGGGCTCGGCCGGAGGTGACACCGCCTGTGACAGTCCCCAGCGATGTCCCTGGGGGGGTCTTGGCACAAGGAGGGTCATGGAGCCTGCAGGCTGCACCCGTGGGTGCCACACTGGGGACCTGGGCGCACCCATGACAGCATCCAGGGTGTCCCCACACCTTGGGTGCACCACGGGGTGTCCCCAAGCCTGCTGCATGCCCGTGCCCAGGGTGTCCCCATACCGAACACGTCCCTGGTGTCCACCCACACCCAGCTGCACCCACACCCggcccagcacccatgggtgatCTGGGTGTccccaaggggggggggggagggacaCGGACACCCAGCCCCATGTCATCTCTGGGggtgcaggaagagctgggtgCTATCAGCACCCACCAGCTTCGGCCACAGCTCCCCAGCCACGGCCAGCACCCAGCTTATCGCGCCCAGTGGCAGTGGGCGCCCGCTGCGGTGGTGACGGGTGACCCGTGGTGGCACTGGGTGTCCCGTGGTGGTGCCACATGTCCCATACTGGTTCTGGGCGTCCTGTGGTGCTGTCGGGTGTCCCACAGTGCCGGCTGTCCCATGGGCTACCCCACCACCGTGACAAGCGTGCCGTGGCAGTGCcgggtgtccccatccccttgcCCATCCCTGTCCTCCCCCCCCATGCACGTCCCCACGAGGCCCCCCCCAcgtcccctctcccctccccagccccatgccagAGCACTAGGATGGGgcaggcaccagcagcccccgcTGTGGGGATTATTTGGGGATTATTGCTCCCGGCTGGTTTTTGTCTTGCACCGTGCCACGGCCACCGGCACCACGGGGGCAGTCGGTGGTGTCACCTGGCGGTTGTTGTCTGCTGGCCACCGCCAGCCCCCACTCTTGAAGCTTTATTCCCGCAGGAGAAACAGGGCcaggtttgttttaaataataataattaaaaaaaaaaaaaaaagaaaatatacagcaGTCACTTCTTCCCCCACCACGAGGTCGGTCCTGCGGCAAAGCAGGGCAGGGCCAGGCCACGGAGGGGGGATTTGGGCCAGTGCAACAGTGCAGGAtgggggaaaaggaggggaggggtcCCTGGAGCCCCCGTTGTCACCCCAGCTTGGGGACAGTAGCAGGGACAAGCCTGGGGCGAGTGGGAAAGTGCCacggggctgagccctggccGGGGAAGCGGCCATGGAAGAGGGGATCGGGGGGGCCCTGGGGCACGGAGGCAGTGCCGGGGCATCAcccgggggggctcctgggCTCCTTCAGTGCCATCTGGGCTCACGTGTGGGACGTGGAGGAGGCTCGGGCTGGGCTTGGGCGGTGCCGCAGGCTCTTCTCATCCTCCTGGGGAGAGAGGGGACGCGTGGGGGACACCGGGATGGGGACACGGCGCAGCACCCatcagctcccagctggggaGCTCTGCCCCCTGTAACCCCCTCCACGCACACCTTTGGGGGCCTCCGGACCGCAGGACACCCCATTCTGGGGGTGCTCCAGAACTGGGGCCAGGGTCTGCCCCATGCTACTCCCTCCGTGCAGGGGGTTGGGGCACCCCTGGGAGCCCCCAGGCTCTGAGGGGCCTCATTTTGGAGGGTCCCTGTGGTCGGGGAGCACTCACAGCCTCCAAAGCGCCAGCTCCGGGCCACTCGGTTGGGGCAAACGCTTCCTCCTCGCCCCGCGTCAGCTCCGGCCCCTCGTCCTCGTACTCGGTGAGGTAGTCGGACTCCtctggggagagaaagaggggagggggctcGGGGTCAGGCCCTGAGCCCGGATCAGACCCCCAGCCATGCAGCCTGTCCCCCGCTCACCGTCCGCGTAGCCGTCCGATGGGTAGGGCTTGGCGGGCTCGATGCGCGAGATGATCTCTGCCAGGTCCGTGAAGCCGGCGCTGGGGCACGTGAGCACCTACGGGGCAGGGGGGGAAGGTGTCTGAGATGTGCCCCCAACCACGAGAGGGACGAGGATGGAGGACGTGGGATGGGTAAGGCGGTGGAAGGGCAGGTCCCGTGCAGCCCCTGCCACCTGCGGACCCCGCGGCCACCCCCTGCTCACGTCCATGCGTTTGCTCTCGTAGAAGTCGGCCGAGCGCCGGTCCTTCACCATTTTCTCGATGATGTCGCCCCGGCTCCAACCGTCGAAGACCACCTTGCCGTGCTGGTACCCCACGTCCTGTGGGGAGAGCGACCGCAGCCCGTTCGTGGCCTGGGCACCCCGAATGATGGCATGGGGCACCCCACAGGATGGCCCAGGATCCCAGCTGATGGCTAGGACATCCCAACCGATGGCACGGGACACCCAATTGATGGCTGGGGCACCCAACCGATGGTCAGGGCATCCCAAATGGTAGCCAAGAAACCCTAAACAATGACCTGGGGACCCTGAATGATGAGCCTGGTACCTCAAATGATGGCCAAGATGCTGCAATTGATGGCCCGGGCACCCTGAATGATAGCTTGGGCAACCCCAGATGATGGTCCAGTGACCCCATTAATGGCCAGGGCACCCAACTAATGGCTCGGACACTCAACTGAAGGCAAAGACATCCCAACCAGTTGCTGGGGAACCCCAGAAATAACCGAGATGTCTCAAATGATGGCCTGGGGTATGCTGTTAATGACTAGGAGACCCAATCAATGACCAGGACACCCCAACTGATGGGCCAAAGCACCCCTAAATGGTGGCTGGGATGCACCGCAGAGGGTGGCTGAAGAACCCCAACCGATGACTTTGAGGCACCCTGTTGATAGCCCAGGCCACCCCCTCAGGCTCTCCATCCCCGACTCACGTAGATCTCGTCGAACTTGCCGAAATCCATGGTCTTGAAGCGGTCGATGGGGGGGCGGATGTACTCACAGTACGAGCTGGACTTCACCACCTCCAGCTGCCGCACGCACGACACGTAGGCCAACCGCGACTGGATCTCGGCCATGTCGGGCACCTGCGAGGacagggagctcagcaccccGCCTGCACCGTCCCCACTGCTGTCCCCACATCCCTCACGCTGCTCCTCACCTTGACTTTCTCAGCCCAGGGGTTGAGGCGTTTCCAGAGCAGCCACCAGCCCGACAGGCTGTCCCCGTAGTTGCACAGGTCCGTCTCGTCCTGGCTGCCCACATCGATGGCGATCACCGTCTTGGCACCCATGTTGCGGGCGATGTCAGCTGCAGGGTGGGAAAAGACAAAGCTGGGTCGGCAGCACCCTGGTTTTCCCCGGTCCGAGCCCACCACGAGAGGCGGTGGCACAAGCGGAGCAGGGCGAGGGATCGGTCCCGGCCACGGGCTGGATGGCAAAGCCATGCTGAGGGCTCGTGGGGGGGATGAGGAATGTCCCGTGGGTGCTGGATTTGGGGGTAGGAGCCCCGTGGCATGATGTGCCagtggggagcagagcagcgtTGTGACCTGCTGCGTGTGTAAAGGtgacaggaggctgcaggcaaGGTGCGGCGTCCACGGAGGGATGAGAAGCGTGGAGGGACCCCCAGGAGGGCACCCGGTGCCAAGGACACCAGGATACGATGCAGGGCAGATGGAGACAGCTGGAATATGGAGGGAGATGGAGATGTCCCAGGAGGACACCTGGTACTGTGGACATCAAGAAATGAGGTTACAACAGGGAGGAAGGTGACTTGCATGTCAAGGAGGACGGAGATGCTCCAGGAGGGCAAAAAACATCCAGAAACAATGGCTCAGGGTGGCTGAAGTTGGTTTGTGCATGAAGGAGCACAAAGATgtcccaggagggcagccagtACCAAAGACACCAAAAGGTGTAGGATGGAGGGAGGTGGCTCGCAGAGTATGTCGGTGTCCTGGGAGGGCACCTGGTGCCAAAGACACCAAGAGATGGTAACAGATAGATCGAGCTGTCCTGCATGGGAAGGACGACGGAGATGCCCAGGGAGGGCATCTAGTGCTGAGAACACGAGGATGAGAGGCTGATGCGAGATGGATGGAGGTGGTTGGCAGGTGAAGGAGCATGCAGATGCTCTGGGAGGGCACCACGTGCCAAGGATGCCAAGAGATGACACACGATGAAGGGAGACGGCCTGCAGGTGAAGAAGGATGGAGATGCCCTGGGAAGGCACGCGGTGCTGAGGACATCAGGAGAGGAGGACGCAGGTTGGATGAAAGGGGTTGGCAGGAGAAGGAGTGTGAAGATGCTCTGGGAAGGCACCCAGT contains the following coding sequences:
- the LOC116500048 gene encoding macrophage mannose receptor 1-like encodes the protein MYGNIEPSQPREGQKWVLGPGGKEACSDPCPAEENPYEPLDPPIAVPSRKHLPDPPVAALTVALDKAETVKQPPNVASAPFLLYNEAHDKCVEARGQQLTAAPCRPEAEGQRFQWLPGDRLRSAAGSRSCVTAAKERNLSTVRLQPCREDGRLQRWECRDGTLLALAGHDLYFNYGNNLHQTVMLYIGDREWSRWVAHGSKDNVCSRSSCPPCSRGWTYFEGSCYFRSTTPSTWETARGFCSALGTRLLEVDSPEERNYIKTFLRASSWLGITDKEVEGTWKRADGSVLPKERSSWHRDEPNGGKQENCAVVRVDGTWFDYPCTSQLPWVCEGQP